The Sesamum indicum cultivar Zhongzhi No. 13 linkage group LG2, S_indicum_v1.0, whole genome shotgun sequence genome contains a region encoding:
- the LOC105156316 gene encoding PHD finger protein At2g01810 has protein sequence MGSIVFHTQSNKRKNRVNSERLFEFENFAVPDSMNKTLSGAFRDNIRIFLQNFAEIEDYTVNEMPVWCTSLFSENVGVFPLYTMEETVRNSLDPLCHHCDLSGWGHHFICKRKYHLIIPAKENWNEPLDEDFAEIQSHNLYGLIHCNGYGHLIRINGLKNKSRFFAADDSMEFWDRLCTVLRTRKISALHVARREAVRLSLIHGVAYGEPWFEKWGYKFSGGVPGIAEQFNSAILFLSSLRLDTIISDLKNKSHVRRIREMIEMYRKLSDKPLITISDLLNFMLAFESRIPTGISNACSFDSGTGETPMGLETFVDIMTKDCRWSARRLEEVLFVIIDQLKKHKANNLERECSISRQELRDEARKSIGDTGLIDFVLKSIKCFAVDNQIVRRAINPFSRLAEFSIHETQPGTCIELRFDLSQDVRFLCDNVLAGYSETRLVLCSNSFVKEWPVKGETTNQMKLTCKVLPTFDELETQFTRPSSPGEIVVVEPWITIGDLKMVAQWAMRDTYCIMDEFVVSQIGGLRKIDDEKVVRSMVDDGAQVWVRGYGLDWSTSLKYEDGSWPEMQGMSFGAFCSIIEQI, from the exons ATGGGTTCGATCGTGTTTCACACACAAAGCAACAAGAGGAAGAACAGGGTCAATTCGGAGAGGCTTTTCGAATTTGAGAATTTCGCAGTCCCGGATTCCATGAACAAGACTCTGTCCGGAGCCTTCAGAGATAACATTCGGATTTTTCTTCAGAACTTTGCCGAAATTGAAGACTACACCGTTAATGAAATGCCCGTGTGGTGTACTTCGCTCTTCTCTGAGAACGTAGGCGTTTTCCCGCTCTACACTATGGAAGAAACCGTTCGAAATTCTCTTGATCCTTTGTGCCATCATTGTGATTTATCAG GATGGGGTCACCATTTTATTTGCAAGAGAAAGTACCATTTGATCATTCCTGCGAAAGAGAATTGGAATGAGCCATTGGACGAGGATTTTGCTGAAATTCAGAGCCATAATTTGTATGGCTTGATTCACTGTAACGGATATGGGCATCTCATCCGCATTAATGGTTTGAAAAACAAGTCAAGATTCTTCGCTGCTGATGATAGCATGGAATTCTGGGACCGTCTTTGCACAGTTCTTAGAACGAG GAAGATTTCAGCTCTTCATGTTGCAAGAAGAGAAGCAGTTCGGCTTAGTTTGATCCACGGTGTAGCTTACGGAGAGCCATGGTTTGAGAAATGGGGCTATAAATTTAGTGGTGGAGTCCCTGGAATCGCAGAGCAATTTAATTCAGCAATCCTGTTTCTGAGCTCATTACGCCTTGATACAATAATCAGTGATTTAAAGAACAAGAGCCATGTAAGGAGGATCAGAGAAATGATAGAAATGTACAGAAAATTGAGTGATAAACCCCTGATCACCATTAGTGACTTGTTGAACTTCATGCTGGCTTTTGAATCAAGAATTCCAACGGGTATTTCTAATGCATGCAGCTTTGATTCGGGAACAGGGGAAACTCCAATGGGACTTGAGACGTTTGTGGATATAATGACAAAGGACTGCAGATGGTCTGCTAGGAGGCTGGAGGAAGTGCTCTTTGTGATCATTGATCAGTTAAAGAAGCACAAGGCAAATAACCTTGAAAGAGAATGCAGTATATCTAGGCAAGAACTGAGAGACGAGGCAAGAAAATCAATTGGAGATACTGGTTTGATTGATTTTGTGCTGAAATCTATCAAATGTTTTGCAGTGGATAATCAAATTGTTCGTCGTGCAATAAATCCCTTCTCCAGATTAGCTGAGTTCAGCATTCATGAAACTCAGCCAGGAACGTGTATTGAGCTACGCTTTGATTTATCACAGGATGTGCGTTTTCTTTGTGATAATGTGCTAGCAGGGTATTCCGAGACTCGGTTAGTGTTGTGCTCAAATTCATTCGTAAAAGAGTGGCCCGTTAAAGGGGAAACTACTAACCAAATGAAGTTGACATGTAAGGTTTTACCAACTTTTGATGAGTTGGAGACACAGTTCACAAGGCCATCGTCGCCGGGTGAGATTGTGGTAGTCGAGCCATGGATCACTATTGGCGACCTTAAAATGGTGGCACAGTGGGCCATGAGGGATACTTACTGTATTATGGATGAATTCGTGGTGAGCCAAATAGGAGGGTTGAGGAAAATTGACGACGAAAAGGTGGTACGCAGCATGGTGGATGATGGTGCCCAAGTTTGGGTGAGAGGGTATGGGCTGGACTGGTCTACATCCCTCAAATACGAGGATGGGTCCTGGCCGGAAATGCAGGGAATGAGCTTTGGCGCGTTTTGTAGCATAATAGAACAAATATGA